A portion of the Acidobacteriaceae bacterium genome contains these proteins:
- a CDS encoding class IV adenylate cyclase has product MQAAEIELKFTVADVTGFAAKAESAGFTLVTPRLFESNTLYDTPDRTLRHRTELLRIRQYGERCTLTHKRVPDHVDPASRFKTRVETETIVSDGEALAEVFTRLGYGPVFRYEKYRTEWDAEDGHLVLDETPIGVWAELEGRPEWIEAMLERLHVDNDACSTSSYGSLFLAWKKETGSPAENLTFDEIGMATVGS; this is encoded by the coding sequence ATGCAGGCTGCAGAAATTGAGCTGAAGTTTACGGTCGCTGACGTTACGGGGTTCGCCGCTAAAGCCGAATCTGCTGGATTCACCTTAGTTACGCCGCGCTTGTTCGAAAGCAATACGCTGTACGACACGCCCGACCGGACACTGCGGCACCGCACGGAGTTACTCCGCATACGACAGTATGGAGAACGTTGTACGCTGACGCACAAACGTGTGCCGGACCACGTCGATCCTGCTTCCCGCTTCAAAACCCGCGTTGAGACAGAGACGATTGTGAGCGATGGAGAGGCCCTGGCCGAGGTGTTTACGCGTCTCGGGTACGGCCCTGTCTTCCGCTACGAAAAGTACCGTACCGAGTGGGACGCCGAGGATGGGCACCTTGTGCTGGATGAGACGCCGATCGGCGTCTGGGCCGAGCTTGAGGGGCGTCCCGAGTGGATTGAGGCGATGCTGGAACGGCTGCACGTGGACAACGATGCCTGCTCTACGTCCAGCTATGGATCGCTCTTTCTTGCCTGGAAGAAAGAGACAGGAAGCCCCGCAGAAAATCTCACCTTCGATGAGATTGGTATGGCAACCGTCGGCAGCTAG
- a CDS encoding cytochrome P450 → MANKSDYVEARQEGEYFLPPGLRQSLYLYARRAWVRFGKPIPLFEHLHKTFGPIAQYRFFGNLIVFVNEPEWIQQILVDQAPSFIKERTLKRMKILLGEGLITSDDPIHMRQRRIAAPAFHRQRIVGYADEIVANARETREGWQPGAEIDANAEMMRLSLKIIARTLFDTEVTPEVLSVADEVNSIMEIYNLLVALPKLESYLHWPLPYLSRFRRSRQRLNRIVESMIASRRSLSREELEQRHDLLSMLVASRDEGDGTGMSDEQLRDETLTIFLAGYETVANALTWTLYLLSENPEARTRMEAEIDGALGDRNATLSDYERLPYTEQVFAESMRLYPPAWAMGRRSTKPVQLGPYRIPAGAHFFFSQYVMHRSEEFWEAPLEFRPERHTAEAKASRPRFVYFPFGGGRRQCIGENFAWMEGVLSLATLLQRRRLEFVPRFPVEAQAKITLRPRFPMMMRVEERG, encoded by the coding sequence ATGGCAAACAAGAGCGATTACGTAGAGGCGCGACAGGAGGGCGAGTACTTTCTTCCGCCTGGGCTTCGGCAATCTTTGTACCTGTACGCGCGGCGCGCGTGGGTGCGCTTTGGAAAGCCCATTCCTCTCTTTGAGCATCTGCATAAGACCTTTGGCCCAATCGCGCAGTATCGCTTTTTCGGCAACCTGATCGTCTTCGTCAACGAACCGGAGTGGATCCAACAGATTCTTGTGGATCAGGCTCCCTCGTTCATTAAAGAGCGGACGCTGAAGCGGATGAAGATTCTGCTGGGCGAGGGTTTAATCACTAGCGATGACCCGATCCATATGCGGCAACGTCGCATTGCGGCTCCGGCGTTCCATCGCCAGCGCATTGTCGGATACGCTGACGAGATTGTTGCGAACGCGCGTGAGACGCGTGAGGGCTGGCAGCCGGGGGCAGAGATCGACGCTAACGCTGAGATGATGCGGCTGAGTCTGAAGATCATTGCTCGGACACTGTTCGATACGGAAGTAACTCCTGAAGTACTCAGCGTGGCCGATGAGGTGAACTCCATCATGGAGATTTACAACCTGTTGGTTGCGCTGCCGAAGCTGGAGAGCTATCTGCACTGGCCGCTGCCGTACCTGTCTCGTTTTCGCCGCTCGCGGCAGCGTTTGAATCGCATTGTGGAGTCTATGATCGCCAGCCGCAGGAGCCTGAGCCGCGAAGAGCTGGAGCAGCGGCACGACCTGCTTTCGATGCTGGTGGCTTCGCGCGATGAAGGCGATGGAACGGGCATGAGCGATGAGCAGTTGCGCGATGAGACGCTCACGATCTTCCTTGCCGGCTATGAGACGGTGGCGAATGCCCTGACCTGGACGCTCTATCTGCTGAGCGAGAATCCTGAGGCACGGACGCGCATGGAAGCGGAGATTGACGGCGCTCTGGGAGATCGGAACGCAACATTGTCAGACTACGAGCGACTCCCGTACACGGAGCAGGTCTTTGCAGAGTCGATGCGGCTTTATCCGCCTGCCTGGGCAATGGGGCGACGTTCGACGAAGCCGGTGCAGCTTGGGCCGTATCGGATTCCGGCAGGAGCGCACTTCTTCTTCAGCCAGTACGTGATGCACCGCTCGGAAGAGTTCTGGGAGGCCCCGCTGGAGTTTCGTCCGGAGCGTCATACGGCCGAAGCGAAGGCAAGCCGACCAAGGTTTGTGTACTTCCCTTTTGGCGGCGGCAGGCGGCAGTGCATCGGCGAGAACTTTGCGTGGATGGAAGGCGTCTTGTCGCTGGCAACGCTGCTTCAGCGGCGGCGGCTGGAGTTCGTGCCGCGCTTCCCCGTCGAGGCGCAGGCGAAGATTACGCTGAGGCCACGCTTTCCGATGATGATGCGGGTTGAGGAGCGAGGCTAA
- the ileS gene encoding isoleucine--tRNA ligase: MAATDAPKKLKDTLNLPKTDFAMKANLPQNEPARLAGWDESGLYEQIRAARAGSPKYILHDGPPYANGAIHLGHALNKCIKDFVVKTKTMGGFDAPYVPGWDCHGLPIEIKVDEKLGGKKLEMDPVEVRQACREYAGKFVDLQRTQFKRLGVFGRWNDPYKTMNFGYEAKILETFYGFYEKGFVYKGLKPVYWCSHDRTALAEAEVEYEQHISPSVYVRYQLTSPAENIAVELRGKRVWTIIWTTTPWTLPASLAIAFNPEVTYVALEDGEDVYIVAEALVEQVRAACGLIGALKTASSIASFLGSQLDRVTFQHPFLEREVLGVNADYVTTEQGTGAVHTAPAHGPDDFATGVRYDLRLTCDVDPQGKLRNGLPEYDGLFVHKANTPIIELLKTREALMGEQKIEHSYPHCWRCHKPLIFRATEQWFIRMETPILSPKGNGTFRERALAEIQRVAWDPSWGEERISNMIATRPDWCISRQRIWGVPIAVFLCEKCHEPLNNEAINKSVVDIFAVEGADAWYKRDVSMLLPAGSACANCGGEHFRKEMDILDVWFESGASWHAVLEVEPELSFPADLYTEGGDQHRGWFHSSLLASVGLKDQAPYRMVATSGWTLDEQGRAFSKSLGNGVDPVDVANRLGAEIVRLWVASVDFREDVAASENLMARVSENYRKLRNTLRFLLSNLDGFVPAEHAVPWSMMQPLDQYILARTAELDVTIRKAYDEFEFHRAYQALNAFTNTDLSALYADVVKDRLYTLAPNDPARRSAQTAMWRIAEAVTRLIAPILSFTADEVWQFLPPVAGREKSVHLALFPDLADIVPGDISRIEADWEKLFTVRTLVNIELEALRNSKTIGKALEASIRVIASEGSDEAIVLARYESSLAEFFNVSQASVQVVGASKDAAAVLIEATLAEGSKCGRCWRVVPDVGLDARWPEVCSRCSEALDSIGFTFSNGEAA, from the coding sequence ATGGCTGCAACAGACGCACCGAAGAAGCTGAAAGACACCCTGAACCTGCCGAAGACGGATTTTGCCATGAAGGCAAACCTTCCGCAGAATGAACCGGCCCGACTGGCCGGATGGGACGAATCCGGTCTCTATGAGCAGATTCGCGCCGCCCGCGCGGGCTCGCCGAAGTACATCCTCCACGATGGCCCGCCGTACGCCAACGGCGCGATTCACCTTGGCCATGCGCTGAACAAGTGCATCAAGGACTTCGTGGTAAAGACTAAGACGATGGGTGGCTTTGACGCACCGTACGTCCCCGGCTGGGACTGCCACGGCCTGCCGATTGAGATCAAGGTGGACGAAAAGCTCGGCGGCAAAAAGCTTGAGATGGACCCCGTCGAGGTTCGCCAGGCGTGCCGCGAGTATGCCGGAAAGTTTGTCGATCTACAGCGCACGCAGTTCAAGCGCCTTGGCGTCTTTGGTCGCTGGAACGATCCGTACAAGACGATGAACTTTGGCTACGAAGCCAAGATTCTCGAGACGTTCTACGGCTTCTACGAAAAAGGTTTCGTCTACAAGGGTCTGAAGCCGGTCTACTGGTGCTCGCATGACCGTACGGCACTGGCGGAAGCCGAGGTTGAGTACGAACAGCACATCTCGCCCAGTGTGTATGTGCGCTATCAGTTGACGTCTCCGGCAGAAAACATTGCAGTGGAGCTTCGCGGCAAGCGCGTCTGGACGATCATCTGGACGACGACGCCGTGGACGTTGCCTGCGTCGCTTGCCATCGCGTTCAATCCTGAAGTGACGTATGTCGCGCTGGAAGATGGCGAAGACGTGTACATTGTCGCAGAGGCTCTGGTTGAGCAGGTTCGTGCAGCTTGCGGGCTGATCGGCGCCCTCAAGACGGCATCCTCCATTGCATCGTTCCTCGGCTCACAGCTTGACCGCGTGACCTTCCAGCATCCTTTCCTCGAACGCGAAGTGCTTGGTGTGAACGCCGATTATGTGACGACCGAGCAAGGTACAGGCGCTGTCCACACGGCTCCGGCGCATGGCCCGGACGATTTTGCGACAGGTGTTCGCTATGACCTGCGGCTTACCTGCGATGTCGATCCGCAAGGCAAGCTACGCAACGGCCTGCCTGAGTACGATGGCCTCTTCGTTCATAAGGCCAACACACCGATCATCGAGTTGCTGAAGACGCGCGAAGCCCTGATGGGCGAGCAGAAGATCGAGCACTCCTACCCGCATTGCTGGCGTTGCCACAAGCCACTGATCTTCCGTGCTACTGAGCAGTGGTTCATCCGCATGGAGACCCCGATACTTTCGCCGAAGGGCAACGGTACGTTCCGAGAGCGCGCACTGGCTGAGATTCAGCGTGTAGCGTGGGACCCGAGCTGGGGCGAAGAACGCATCTCCAATATGATTGCGACGCGCCCGGACTGGTGCATCTCGCGCCAGCGTATCTGGGGCGTGCCCATCGCAGTCTTCCTTTGCGAGAAGTGCCACGAGCCACTGAACAATGAGGCCATCAACAAGAGCGTTGTCGACATCTTTGCTGTAGAGGGTGCGGACGCCTGGTATAAGCGAGACGTCTCCATGCTGCTACCTGCGGGTTCGGCTTGCGCGAACTGCGGCGGCGAGCACTTCCGCAAAGAGATGGACATCCTCGACGTCTGGTTTGAGTCTGGTGCAAGCTGGCATGCGGTGCTGGAAGTTGAACCGGAGCTGAGCTTCCCTGCCGATCTGTACACCGAAGGCGGCGATCAGCATCGCGGATGGTTCCATTCGTCCCTGCTTGCCTCCGTTGGACTCAAGGACCAGGCGCCGTATCGCATGGTGGCTACGAGCGGATGGACGCTCGATGAGCAAGGCCGCGCGTTCTCGAAGTCGCTGGGCAACGGCGTTGATCCTGTCGATGTAGCGAACCGTCTTGGTGCTGAAATTGTTCGTCTGTGGGTCGCTTCTGTCGACTTCCGCGAAGACGTTGCAGCCAGCGAAAACCTGATGGCACGCGTGAGCGAGAATTATCGCAAGCTGCGCAACACACTGCGCTTCCTGCTCTCGAACCTCGACGGCTTTGTGCCTGCCGAGCACGCTGTGCCGTGGAGCATGATGCAGCCGCTCGACCAATACATTCTTGCTCGTACGGCTGAGCTGGACGTCACGATTCGCAAGGCTTACGACGAGTTCGAGTTCCATCGTGCATATCAGGCGTTGAATGCGTTTACGAATACAGATCTCTCCGCGCTCTACGCTGACGTGGTGAAAGACCGTTTGTACACGCTTGCGCCGAATGATCCTGCGCGTCGTTCTGCCCAGACCGCGATGTGGCGCATTGCGGAAGCGGTCACGCGTTTGATTGCGCCGATCCTCAGCTTCACTGCCGATGAAGTGTGGCAGTTCCTGCCGCCTGTTGCGGGGCGCGAGAAGAGTGTTCATCTTGCACTCTTCCCTGATCTTGCCGACATCGTTCCGGGAGATATTTCACGGATCGAAGCGGATTGGGAGAAGCTCTTCACGGTCCGCACGCTGGTCAACATCGAACTGGAGGCGCTGCGTAATTCGAAGACGATTGGCAAGGCTCTGGAAGCGAGCATTCGCGTGATAGCCAGCGAAGGTTCCGATGAGGCGATCGTGCTCGCGCGATACGAGAGCTCACTTGCGGAGTTCTTCAACGTCTCACAGGCAAGCGTTCAGGTGGTTGGTGCAAGCAAGGATGCCGCTGCGGTGCTAATCGAAGCGACACTGGCAGAAGGCTCCAAGTGCGGGCGCTGCTGGCGCGTTGTGCCGGACGTTGGTCTAGACGCACGCTGGCCTGAAGTTTGTTCGCGGTGCTCAGAAGCACTTGACTCTATCGGTTTCACGTTCAGCAACGGAGAGGCAGCATAA
- the lpxD gene encoding UDP-3-O-(3-hydroxymyristoyl)glucosamine N-acyltransferase, which produces MKLVELAEALGAELVPAEAGEREISGVAGIEAAGVAELTFVANPKYAALARTTAAGAIVVEPGFPSTEAPTLRIANPYLAFARAIELFAPAPMYAESVHPTAVVHPTATVGARAHLGAYVVIGEHCVVGDDAVILPHVVLYPGVRVGDRFFAHAHAVVRESCTLGDDVVLQNGAIIGADGFGFAKTTEGWRKILQSGPAVLEDRVEVQANACIDRASIGETRIKSGAKIDNLVQVGHGSTVGENTLLCAQVGLAGSTTVGKNVILAGQVGVAGHLTVGDGAIATAQTGIPGDVAPGAVVSGYPAMDNRAWLRTVAAVNRLPELLRKLKSKAEPTKSS; this is translated from the coding sequence ATGAAACTGGTGGAACTGGCAGAAGCGTTAGGAGCGGAACTTGTCCCGGCCGAGGCGGGCGAGCGGGAGATTTCCGGTGTGGCAGGTATTGAGGCCGCCGGGGTGGCGGAACTGACGTTTGTCGCCAACCCCAAGTACGCCGCGCTGGCCCGCACGACTGCCGCAGGCGCGATTGTGGTGGAGCCTGGATTCCCTTCCACCGAAGCACCTACGCTAAGGATTGCCAACCCATACCTCGCCTTTGCACGAGCCATTGAGCTTTTTGCACCAGCGCCGATGTACGCCGAGAGCGTGCACCCGACGGCCGTGGTTCACCCCACAGCTACGGTCGGTGCTCGAGCGCATCTGGGGGCGTATGTGGTGATTGGGGAACATTGCGTGGTGGGTGACGATGCGGTGATTTTGCCTCACGTCGTTCTCTACCCAGGCGTCCGAGTGGGAGACAGGTTCTTTGCCCATGCTCATGCTGTCGTGCGTGAGAGTTGCACGCTGGGCGACGATGTCGTTCTGCAGAACGGAGCTATCATCGGGGCCGACGGCTTTGGCTTTGCCAAGACCACCGAAGGCTGGAGAAAGATTTTGCAAAGCGGCCCTGCGGTGCTCGAAGACCGAGTTGAGGTTCAGGCGAACGCCTGCATCGATCGAGCAAGTATTGGTGAAACGCGCATCAAATCCGGAGCGAAGATCGACAACCTCGTGCAGGTCGGACATGGCTCGACAGTGGGCGAAAATACCTTGCTCTGTGCTCAGGTCGGACTTGCCGGGTCGACAACCGTAGGGAAAAACGTGATTCTTGCTGGCCAGGTGGGCGTGGCAGGACATCTCACCGTTGGCGATGGAGCCATTGCCACGGCGCAAACGGGAATCCCCGGGGATGTTGCGCCAGGCGCGGTTGTCAGCGGATATCCCGCGATGGACAACCGCGCCTGGCTGCGAACCGTTGCAGCCGTCAACCGGCTTCCAGAGTTGTTGCGAAAGCTGAAATCGAAAGCGGAGCCGACGAAGTCCAGCTAA
- a CDS encoding L-threonylcarbamoyladenylate synthase, with product MSTTTLKLDANNPADLLRAAEMLRRGLLVAFPTETVYGLGANALNTEAVQSIFEAKQRPAWDPLIVHLGTVAQLKQVAEVPEEFKRRIARLVLRFWPGPLTLLLPRKAAIPDAVTAGRPLVGVRVPALNNIRFLIEHAGVPIAAPSANTFGHTSPTTAAHVLADLDGRIDAVLDGGPTSVGVESTVLDPTQTPMVLYRPGAITAQQIEEVSGVPVVVFEPPVNASTPESLPSPGVGIRHYAPNARVRLLENAAQGQIIATGGGVLLPEGWQASAEATIFAWGPWDEPETLAQRLFAGLRELDALNVEEIVVPIPPPGGVRDALRDRLLKAAKEK from the coding sequence ATGTCTACGACCACACTGAAACTCGATGCAAACAACCCTGCCGACCTGCTTCGTGCCGCTGAGATGCTGCGCCGGGGCCTGCTGGTAGCGTTTCCGACGGAAACCGTCTACGGATTGGGCGCAAACGCTCTGAATACCGAGGCTGTACAAAGTATTTTCGAAGCCAAGCAGCGCCCGGCCTGGGATCCGCTCATCGTCCACCTCGGAACGGTGGCGCAGTTGAAGCAGGTCGCAGAAGTCCCCGAGGAGTTCAAGCGTCGAATCGCCCGCCTGGTGCTGCGTTTCTGGCCCGGCCCGCTGACGCTGCTTCTACCGCGCAAAGCCGCTATCCCTGACGCAGTCACCGCCGGACGCCCGCTCGTTGGCGTCCGCGTGCCTGCGTTGAACAATATTCGCTTCCTGATCGAGCACGCGGGGGTGCCGATTGCCGCACCCAGCGCAAACACCTTCGGCCACACCAGCCCCACCACTGCGGCGCACGTGCTCGCCGACCTCGACGGCCGCATCGATGCGGTGCTGGACGGTGGTCCGACCAGTGTCGGCGTGGAATCAACTGTTCTTGACCCCACCCAGACCCCCATGGTGCTCTATCGCCCCGGAGCCATCACCGCCCAGCAGATTGAAGAGGTTAGTGGTGTGCCCGTCGTTGTGTTTGAGCCGCCAGTCAACGCGTCAACGCCGGAATCGCTACCTTCGCCCGGCGTAGGGATTCGTCACTACGCACCGAACGCTCGCGTCAGGTTGCTTGAAAACGCTGCACAAGGGCAGATCATCGCCACCGGCGGAGGCGTCCTGCTACCCGAGGGCTGGCAGGCTTCTGCTGAAGCCACTATCTTTGCGTGGGGGCCATGGGATGAGCCTGAAACGCTGGCGCAAAGGCTCTTCGCTGGTCTGCGTGAGTTGGACGCCCTGAATGTGGAAGAGATCGTCGTTCCGATCCCGCCACCGGGAGGCGTTCGTGATGCGCTGCGTGATCGTCTGCTGAAGGCAGCAAAAGAGAAGTAG
- the tmk gene encoding dTMP kinase translates to MPKGFFVTFEGLDGSGKTTQLRRLQAALEAAGRHVVTTRQPGGTPLGDRIREVLVSTRSDAEFGGIAPLAEMALMFADRAQSLQQVILPALAEGSVILCDRYTDSSEAYQGAGRELGAEKVLAMHAAVCGDVWPSLTILLLPPLDASLARARRRNERNSRLKGEDEGRFEREGEPFYRRVYGQYETIAAREPQRVFAVRDEASIEFIAAKILAETQQRLAASK, encoded by the coding sequence ATGCCCAAGGGATTTTTTGTCACATTTGAAGGCCTGGATGGTTCCGGCAAAACGACGCAACTTCGCCGTTTGCAGGCTGCGCTAGAGGCCGCTGGCCGTCATGTTGTCACGACTCGCCAGCCGGGCGGTACGCCGCTGGGAGACCGTATTCGCGAGGTGCTGGTCAGCACCCGCAGTGATGCCGAGTTCGGCGGCATTGCTCCGCTTGCCGAGATGGCATTAATGTTTGCCGACCGTGCGCAAAGCCTGCAGCAGGTGATTTTGCCTGCGTTGGCGGAAGGATCGGTGATCCTTTGCGATCGGTATACGGACTCTTCGGAGGCTTACCAGGGAGCAGGGCGCGAGCTTGGCGCAGAAAAGGTGCTGGCGATGCACGCGGCCGTTTGCGGAGACGTCTGGCCGTCGTTGACGATCCTTTTGCTGCCACCTCTGGATGCGTCCCTGGCGCGGGCACGACGCCGGAACGAACGCAACTCTCGCCTGAAGGGCGAAGATGAAGGCCGCTTCGAACGCGAAGGCGAGCCGTTCTATCGCCGCGTTTACGGTCAGTATGAAACGATTGCGGCACGCGAACCACAGCGAGTGTTTGCCGTACGCGATGAAGCTTCGATTGAGTTTATTGCGGCGAAAATCCTTGCAGAGACGCAGCAGAGGCTAGCCGCATCGAAGTAA
- a CDS encoding TonB family protein, giving the protein MPQDLLPPELNPSQPAPPTHAVSQAPTLSEVKESGPFASLISNLRDAFFPEKLPPLVLESKPIAVPDRMRTKMSKQSLAASITFYALLILLFIILVRKHVQLAAPIPPQVTQLIAPPPPPPPAPPKATQMGGGGGQKGPTPVTQGHLPKLDTKQIMPPKAPPTEAPKLAVEPTVVVQPNLKLADSKLPDLGAPNSNLKGFSLGNGSGTGIGSGNGSGIGPGSGGNMGGGVYRIGGSVRAPVLTFQVDPEFSEEARKAKFSGNVLVGLIIDEQGHPQNVHVIRDVGMGLGAKAVEAVKQYKFRPATKDGKPVKVQLSIEVNFQIF; this is encoded by the coding sequence ATGCCTCAAGATCTACTCCCGCCCGAACTGAATCCGAGCCAACCGGCGCCTCCCACGCACGCTGTCAGCCAAGCTCCTACGCTTTCTGAGGTAAAGGAGAGTGGCCCGTTTGCCTCGCTCATTTCGAACCTCCGCGACGCATTCTTCCCGGAAAAGCTTCCGCCGCTCGTGCTGGAGTCCAAGCCCATCGCGGTTCCGGACCGCATGCGCACGAAGATGAGCAAGCAGTCGCTCGCGGCTTCGATTACGTTCTACGCGCTGCTTATCCTGCTGTTCATCATTCTTGTCCGCAAGCATGTACAGCTGGCCGCGCCGATTCCTCCGCAGGTTACGCAGTTGATTGCTCCGCCTCCACCACCACCTCCGGCGCCTCCCAAGGCCACACAGATGGGCGGCGGCGGCGGCCAGAAGGGCCCCACTCCGGTCACTCAGGGCCATCTGCCGAAGCTGGATACCAAGCAGATCATGCCGCCGAAGGCTCCTCCGACGGAAGCTCCCAAGCTCGCCGTTGAGCCTACCGTGGTGGTTCAGCCAAATCTGAAGCTGGCAGACAGCAAGCTGCCTGACCTCGGCGCACCGAACTCGAACCTGAAGGGCTTCTCGCTCGGCAACGGTTCGGGAACCGGTATCGGTTCAGGCAATGGCTCCGGCATCGGTCCCGGTTCGGGCGGCAACATGGGAGGCGGCGTTTACCGTATCGGTGGCTCCGTTCGTGCCCCAGTGCTTACCTTCCAGGTCGATCCCGAATTCTCGGAAGAAGCCCGCAAGGCTAAGTTCTCGGGGAACGTCCTCGTCGGCCTCATCATCGACGAACAGGGACACCCGCAGAACGTCCACGTTATTCGTGATGTCGGCATGGGCCTTGGCGCAAAAGCTGTCGAAGCTGTGAAGCAGTACAAATTTCGCCCGGCAACCAAGGACGGAAAGCCTGTCAAAGTTCAACTGTCGATCGAAGTGAACTTCCAGATTTTCTAG
- the lspA gene encoding signal peptidase II, which produces MTLRGSLRDARWACFLIAALTILADRWSKLWVVHHLKPGSAIPVIPHVFRITHVLNFGAAFSMFAESASPTMVRNMLVAFSAIACVVVFVLIWMWGKRLTLTSFSLALILGGAVGNLYDRIRLSYVVDFLEVHIGTYHWPDFNIADSAIVIGACLLLLETLLPQKGSRS; this is translated from the coding sequence ATGACGCTTCGTGGATCTCTGCGCGATGCGCGTTGGGCTTGTTTTTTAATTGCCGCACTGACCATTCTGGCTGATCGCTGGTCGAAGCTTTGGGTGGTTCACCACCTCAAGCCCGGCTCAGCGATTCCGGTCATTCCGCATGTCTTCCGCATCACGCACGTGCTGAACTTCGGCGCAGCCTTCAGCATGTTTGCCGAGTCAGCATCGCCCACCATGGTTCGCAACATGCTGGTAGCGTTCTCTGCGATCGCCTGTGTTGTCGTGTTCGTGCTGATCTGGATGTGGGGCAAGCGGCTTACGCTTACCTCCTTCTCGCTGGCGCTGATTCTCGGCGGAGCGGTTGGAAATCTCTACGACCGCATTCGCTTGTCCTATGTTGTGGACTTTCTTGAGGTCCACATCGGGACGTATCACTGGCCGGACTTCAACATTGCAGACTCTGCAATCGTGATTGGTGCCTGCCTGCTTCTGCTTGAAACATTGCTTCCACAAAAGGGCTCACGCTCTTAA
- a CDS encoding DNA polymerase III subunit delta', with product MAFPATFAEFLGNTSTVESLRASIAAGRFPHSLILAGPRGAGKYTLALMLTMALECQKKPREVAADGRELAAFCGVCANCTRIAASASLEEKVAEAVAAREDMRETDKKETRVLVQTHPDVLVIPPDPPQLLVKLGQIRTMIQRAAYLPVEAPAKVFLITSSAFMKEAANSLLKLLEEPPAYAHLILLAENLGELLPTIRSRCGVARLGSLPAEEISALLQQQAAGSAKERELIARLSEGAVGRALSFNLPAYVAARNDALLLLRTVERSGEHTALFKSTETYRAGAEGQEKTVALLRALASVLEDILLTQAGAAERVRNVDVRADLERMASTFSFAWLERAVRGLDAVQSGMRRNLLRGLSLDAFTMEMEESSV from the coding sequence ATGGCATTTCCGGCGACATTTGCGGAGTTTCTTGGCAACACGAGTACGGTGGAGAGTCTGCGCGCGTCAATCGCGGCGGGGCGCTTTCCTCATTCGCTGATCCTGGCGGGCCCACGCGGTGCTGGCAAGTACACGTTGGCTCTCATGCTGACGATGGCGCTGGAGTGCCAGAAGAAGCCCCGTGAGGTTGCAGCGGATGGCCGCGAGTTAGCCGCATTCTGTGGGGTTTGCGCGAACTGTACGCGGATCGCAGCCAGCGCGTCGCTGGAAGAGAAAGTCGCCGAGGCTGTTGCTGCTCGCGAAGACATGCGCGAGACGGACAAGAAAGAGACGCGCGTGCTGGTGCAGACGCATCCGGATGTGCTGGTGATTCCGCCCGATCCGCCACAGTTGCTGGTCAAGCTAGGGCAGATTCGCACGATGATTCAGCGTGCGGCGTATCTCCCCGTGGAAGCGCCTGCTAAAGTCTTCCTGATTACGTCGTCGGCGTTCATGAAAGAAGCGGCGAACTCGCTGCTGAAGCTGCTCGAAGAGCCACCTGCTTACGCCCACCTGATTCTTCTGGCGGAGAACCTCGGCGAGTTGCTGCCGACGATCCGCTCGCGCTGCGGGGTGGCGCGCCTGGGCTCATTGCCCGCTGAAGAAATCTCTGCCCTGCTGCAACAACAGGCAGCGGGTTCGGCCAAGGAGCGTGAGCTGATCGCCCGGCTGAGCGAAGGAGCCGTGGGGCGTGCGCTCTCGTTCAATCTGCCGGCGTATGTTGCGGCTCGCAACGATGCTTTGCTGCTGCTGCGTACGGTGGAGCGTTCCGGCGAGCATACGGCGTTGTTCAAATCGACGGAGACGTACCGTGCCGGTGCGGAGGGACAGGAGAAGACGGTTGCCCTGCTCCGAGCACTGGCGAGCGTGCTTGAGGACATTTTGCTCACACAGGCTGGAGCAGCCGAGCGAGTTCGAAATGTGGACGTTCGAGCCGACCTGGAACGCATGGCCTCCACTTTTTCCTTCGCCTGGCTGGAGCGCGCGGTTCGGGGACTGGATGCAGTGCAAAGCGGCATGAGACGTAACTTGTTGCGTGGATTGAGCTTGGACGCATTTACGATGGAGATGGAAGAGTCGTCCGTTTAG
- a CDS encoding RNA chaperone Hfq — protein MATQKSDSDAFNGTRKLVRPSLAGLNRRRDPQQGEDPLSHAMLSEQHGVPESSHAEVFYFQKQIQQQTEMTVVLEDGEEIHGVIQWFDKCAIKLRVGRQRVMIYKSCIKYLYKGSEAQQQTVMK, from the coding sequence GTGGCTACACAGAAGTCAGATTCGGACGCGTTCAACGGAACGCGCAAACTCGTTCGACCATCCCTTGCAGGGCTGAACCGTCGTCGCGATCCGCAGCAGGGCGAAGACCCACTGTCACACGCGATGCTCTCGGAGCAGCACGGCGTGCCCGAAAGCTCCCATGCGGAAGTTTTCTACTTCCAAAAGCAGATTCAGCAGCAAACGGAGATGACCGTTGTGCTGGAAGATGGCGAAGAGATCCACGGCGTGATCCAGTGGTTCGACAAGTGCGCGATCAAGCTGCGCGTCGGTCGCCAGCGCGTGATGATCTACAAGAGCTGCATCAAGTACCTCTACAAGGGCTCTGAGGCCCAGCAGCAGACGGTGATGAAGTAG